From the Desulfovibrio sp. UIB00 genome, one window contains:
- a CDS encoding M23 family metallopeptidase, translating into MKIRWMLVAALFLLFAGLFAWEKGWLPFDQLQAGIPVAGGQASADQAAPANGGEDPANISKTQGTEAASQTNIAESDGSTGADLTQSAAPEAANPDEESAAPGEEVVKGTVEKGDTVTKILAGADSQAVQDYISAARRVFSMRAFRDGQPYVVVTDAATGKVKRFEYEIDSRRRLVVEGVEQPVARVEAIEYVTLLTTMSATIDDNLFQAVADAGESPQMALKLAELFGSEINFIRDLQEGDSFSVLVEKRYRDGEYKGYGRILAAHFTNKGKTFEAYLFREGNKAASYYNSKGENVRKSLLQAPLAFTRVTSRFTKNRLHPILGYSRPHEGVDYAAPTGTPVKAVGEGVVTQRGWAGGYGNQIIVRHGGGLESLYAHLSGYARGLQNGQKVRQGQVIGFVGMTGLATGPHLDFRLRQNGKFVNPAKAINPRGEPVSKSAMSAFEKVMAVELAALKGEKNFPEYTVDSIVLDNVDLPQPEKTSEPEHKAEKRKKKHRN; encoded by the coding sequence TGCAAGCTGGCATCCCCGTTGCGGGTGGGCAGGCTTCTGCGGATCAGGCAGCACCAGCTAACGGTGGGGAGGACCCTGCCAATATTTCCAAAACCCAGGGGACAGAAGCCGCCTCTCAGACCAATATCGCTGAGAGTGACGGAAGTACTGGAGCAGACCTGACGCAATCCGCTGCCCCGGAAGCTGCAAATCCAGATGAAGAATCTGCCGCCCCTGGCGAGGAAGTGGTCAAGGGCACGGTTGAGAAAGGTGATACTGTCACCAAGATTCTTGCGGGGGCAGACAGCCAGGCCGTGCAGGATTATATAAGCGCCGCGCGCCGAGTGTTTTCCATGCGGGCTTTTCGCGATGGACAACCTTACGTGGTTGTAACCGATGCCGCCACAGGCAAGGTAAAGCGCTTTGAATACGAGATAGACAGCCGCCGCCGTCTGGTGGTGGAGGGCGTGGAACAGCCCGTGGCCCGGGTGGAGGCCATTGAATATGTCACCCTGCTCACCACGATGAGCGCCACCATTGACGACAATCTTTTTCAGGCTGTGGCCGATGCCGGGGAAAGCCCGCAAATGGCCCTTAAGCTGGCAGAGCTTTTTGGTTCGGAAATCAACTTTATCCGTGATCTGCAAGAAGGCGACTCTTTCTCGGTACTGGTTGAAAAGCGCTATCGTGATGGCGAATACAAAGGTTACGGGCGTATTCTGGCCGCGCATTTCACCAACAAGGGTAAAACCTTTGAGGCCTATCTGTTCCGCGAAGGAAACAAGGCCGCCAGCTATTATAACAGCAAGGGCGAAAACGTCCGCAAATCACTGCTGCAGGCTCCCCTGGCATTCACGCGCGTGACCTCGCGCTTTACAAAAAACCGACTCCATCCCATATTGGGGTATAGCAGACCACATGAAGGTGTGGACTATGCCGCTCCCACGGGTACGCCTGTCAAAGCTGTGGGTGAAGGTGTGGTTACGCAGCGCGGCTGGGCTGGCGGCTACGGCAACCAGATTATTGTGCGTCATGGTGGCGGGTTGGAATCTTTGTACGCGCATCTATCCGGCTATGCTAGGGGCCTGCAAAACGGGCAGAAGGTGCGTCAGGGGCAGGTTATTGGTTTTGTGGGCATGACGGGTCTTGCCACGGGGCCGCATCTTGATTTCAGGCTGCGCCAGAACGGCAAATTCGTAAACCCCGCCAAGGCCATTAACCCCAGAGGCGAGCCGGTCAGCAAGAGCGCCATGAGCGCCTTTGAAAAAGTTATGGCTGTGGAACTGGCAGCGCTTAAGGGAGAAAAAAATTTTCCCGAGTATACTGTGGACAGCATTGTACTCGACAATGTGGATCTGCCGCAGCCTGAAAAAACATCCGAGCCAGAACACAAGGCCGAAAAACGCAAAAAGAAGCATAGAAACTAG
- a CDS encoding sigma-54 dependent transcriptional regulator gives MSSRRLLFLTPAQAVTAVFPALRNAGYELGIAENLKGASVFIKKSGPDVIFSRPSLPGFRVEDLLAVGAEDPNFPPVIVITDKGSPEEAERLMGLGARDYWLEPLDVERVAAVAGQKRKTAPVPAVSTLGGHKARHDGTGPRIVGDHPAIARVLQLARQVAGSRATVLITGESGTGKEMFARYLHAMSKRAEQPFVAVNCAALPEHLLESELFGHEKGAFTGAIARKPGKFELADGGTLLLDEISEMDMALQAKLLRVLQEGEIDRVGGTETIKVDVRVLATTNRDLEGWVKEGKFRQDLYFRLNVIPLRLPSLRERGDDVLELARFFIGMYTREYQLPAAPLSESAIAWLQQYDFPGNVRELQNLMERAVLLANGRPVEPCHFLLENEDWPLFEEEAPQSTALVEEAHANALAASAAVQDVDAPRSSESAPATGVSAGDNRMQGAVIPLHEMERIMILKGLEVTSGNRTQAADLLGISVRTLRNKLNEYRAAGHPID, from the coding sequence ATGTCATCGCGCCGTCTCCTTTTTCTTACCCCCGCTCAGGCAGTCACTGCCGTCTTTCCTGCGTTGCGAAATGCGGGCTATGAGCTTGGCATTGCAGAAAATCTCAAAGGCGCTTCTGTTTTTATAAAAAAATCCGGACCGGACGTGATTTTCTCACGCCCCTCATTGCCGGGCTTTCGTGTTGAAGATCTGCTTGCCGTTGGCGCGGAAGACCCCAATTTTCCCCCTGTCATCGTTATTACGGATAAAGGCAGCCCTGAAGAGGCCGAGAGGCTCATGGGGCTGGGCGCTCGCGACTACTGGCTTGAACCGCTGGACGTGGAGCGCGTGGCCGCTGTGGCAGGCCAGAAGCGCAAGACTGCCCCGGTTCCGGCAGTGTCTACTCTTGGTGGGCACAAGGCCCGTCACGATGGCACAGGCCCTCGTATTGTGGGCGATCACCCGGCCATTGCCCGTGTGCTGCAACTGGCCCGCCAGGTGGCCGGATCGCGCGCTACAGTGCTGATTACCGGTGAATCAGGTACTGGTAAGGAAATGTTTGCCCGCTATCTGCACGCCATGAGCAAGCGCGCGGAGCAGCCCTTTGTGGCCGTAAACTGCGCCGCCCTGCCGGAACACCTGCTTGAGAGCGAGCTTTTTGGCCACGAGAAAGGCGCATTTACAGGGGCCATTGCTCGCAAGCCCGGCAAGTTTGAGCTTGCCGATGGCGGCACTCTCCTGCTTGATGAAATTTCTGAAATGGATATGGCCTTGCAGGCGAAGCTCCTCCGTGTGCTTCAGGAGGGCGAGATCGACCGCGTGGGCGGCACCGAAACCATCAAGGTTGATGTGCGCGTGCTTGCCACCACCAACCGCGATCTTGAGGGCTGGGTAAAAGAGGGCAAGTTCCGTCAGGACTTGTATTTTCGGCTGAATGTTATTCCCCTGCGTCTGCCTTCGTTGCGCGAGCGCGGGGATGACGTGCTGGAACTGGCCAGATTTTTCATAGGCATGTATACGCGTGAATACCAGTTGCCTGCCGCCCCCCTTTCTGAAAGCGCTATTGCCTGGTTGCAGCAGTATGACTTTCCCGGCAATGTGCGCGAGCTGCAAAACCTGATGGAACGCGCAGTTCTGCTTGCTAACGGCAGGCCTGTTGAGCCCTGCCATTTTCTGCTTGAAAATGAAGACTGGCCGCTGTTTGAAGAAGAGGCTCCCCAGTCGACTGCTCTGGTGGAAGAAGCCCATGCCAACGCGCTGGCGGCTTCTGCGGCTGTTCAGGATGTTGATGCGCCCCGCTCCAGCGAGTCTGCTCCGGCAACGGGCGTATCGGCTGGAGACAACCGCATGCAGGGCGCTGTGATTCCTCTGCATGAGATGGAGCGTATCATGATTCTCAAGGGGCTGGAGGTTACTTCCGGCAACCGTACGCAGGCAGCCGATCTGTTGGGTATTTCAGTGCGCACGCTGCGCAACAAGCTGAACGAATACAGAGCTGCCGGGCACCCCATTGACTGA
- a CDS encoding dimethylmenaquinone methyltransferase, whose product MRYAINCQIDRLSPEIVSQYDELAVADICDALGRNAALPSALKPFNNSRIVGSAYTVNLPASENLLLYYAVDNARPGDVLVVSCAGYTERAVAGEIVAALGKARGLAGFVIDGAVRDAEALRQTDFPVYARAVSPNGPYKDACGEINVPVSMGNVVIQPGDLIVADADGIVSIRRQEAVSVAEQARKITESGLKKLQSIEKHGSMDMTWLYDKLAKSCCDIHS is encoded by the coding sequence ATGCGATACGCCATCAACTGTCAGATAGACCGCCTCTCTCCCGAGATTGTGAGTCAGTACGATGAGCTTGCTGTAGCGGACATCTGCGACGCCCTGGGCCGCAACGCCGCCCTGCCGTCAGCGCTCAAGCCTTTCAACAACAGCCGCATTGTGGGTAGCGCCTATACCGTCAATCTGCCCGCAAGCGAAAATCTGCTGCTCTACTATGCTGTCGATAATGCCCGACCCGGCGACGTGCTGGTTGTATCCTGCGCGGGCTATACGGAAAGAGCCGTGGCAGGGGAAATTGTGGCGGCACTTGGCAAGGCTCGAGGTCTGGCAGGCTTTGTCATTGATGGAGCCGTGCGCGATGCCGAAGCCCTGCGGCAGACGGATTTTCCCGTTTATGCGCGCGCAGTATCGCCCAACGGTCCATACAAGGACGCCTGCGGCGAGATCAACGTACCTGTCAGCATGGGCAACGTGGTTATTCAGCCCGGTGATCTGATCGTGGCGGATGCGGACGGCATTGTGTCCATCCGACGGCAGGAGGCAGTTTCTGTAGCGGAACAGGCCCGCAAAATTACAGAATCTGGCCTAAAAAAACTGCAATCCATTGAAAAACACGGTTCAATGGACATGACATGGCTTTATGACAAACTCGCCAAAAGCTGCTGCGACATCCACAGCTAG
- the dctA gene encoding C4-dicarboxylate transporter DctA, which produces MSKKVFSSLYFKVLVGIALGIAFGFVSPDIAVKLKPLGDAFINLIKMIITPVIFCTVVVGIARMDSLKAVGRVGGKTLLYFEIVTTLALFIGLVVVHFVQPGAGIHADPATMDASSLGKFAHAKAQTTMEFVMGIIPHSVIGAFAEGNLLQVLLFSVLFGMSLSHMTGKPKEAILGTLERFSTALLGVVNLIMKLAPVGAFGAITFTIGKYGVGALASLGKLVLCLYVTSALFVIVVLGLICKFSGINIWQLICYMKDEIFITLGTASTEAVLPRSMEKMEALGIKKSVVGLVFPTGYSFNLDGAAIYLTMAASFIAQAMDIHLDTSHQITLMLVLLLTSKGGAGVAGAALIALAATLSATNIIPVVGMTLVIGIDRVLNEMRAVVNLIGNCVATVAIGRWEKSIDLDRANKVLRGEIDVDHVLNDADARNEIAASMVATEAEPCK; this is translated from the coding sequence ATGTCGAAAAAAGTATTTTCTTCTCTATATTTCAAAGTTCTCGTAGGCATAGCTCTAGGTATTGCGTTTGGCTTTGTCTCTCCCGACATTGCCGTTAAACTCAAACCTCTTGGCGATGCATTCATCAATCTTATAAAGATGATCATTACGCCGGTGATTTTCTGCACTGTCGTTGTGGGTATTGCACGCATGGACAGCCTCAAGGCTGTGGGCCGTGTGGGCGGTAAAACTCTGCTGTATTTTGAAATAGTTACCACTCTTGCTCTTTTTATCGGCCTGGTTGTTGTGCATTTTGTGCAGCCTGGCGCCGGTATTCATGCTGACCCTGCCACCATGGACGCTTCTTCGCTGGGCAAGTTTGCCCATGCCAAGGCGCAGACCACCATGGAATTTGTCATGGGCATCATTCCCCACAGTGTTATCGGCGCGTTTGCAGAGGGCAACCTGCTGCAGGTGCTGCTGTTCTCCGTGCTGTTTGGCATGAGCCTTTCCCACATGACCGGCAAGCCCAAAGAAGCCATTCTCGGCACCCTTGAACGCTTCAGCACTGCATTGCTGGGCGTGGTCAACCTGATCATGAAGCTGGCCCCGGTGGGCGCTTTTGGCGCAATCACCTTTACCATCGGCAAGTACGGCGTTGGCGCGCTGGCTTCGCTGGGCAAGCTTGTGCTCTGCCTCTACGTGACGAGTGCGCTCTTTGTGATTGTGGTGCTGGGCCTCATCTGCAAATTTTCGGGCATCAACATATGGCAGCTCATCTGCTATATGAAGGATGAAATTTTCATCACCCTCGGCACTGCCAGCACAGAAGCCGTGCTGCCCCGCAGCATGGAAAAAATGGAAGCCCTGGGCATCAAAAAATCCGTGGTTGGTCTGGTGTTCCCCACCGGCTACTCCTTCAACCTTGACGGAGCGGCCATCTACCTGACCATGGCGGCGTCCTTCATAGCACAGGCCATGGATATCCACCTTGACACCAGCCACCAGATCACCCTCATGCTGGTGTTGCTGCTCACATCCAAGGGCGGCGCGGGTGTTGCCGGTGCGGCCCTTATTGCCCTCGCCGCCACGCTTTCGGCCACCAACATCATCCCCGTGGTGGGCATGACCCTGGTTATTGGTATTGACCGTGTGCTCAACGAAATGCGCGCTGTGGTCAACCTGATTGGTAACTGCGTTGCCACTGTGGCAATTGGCCGCTGGGAAAAGTCCATTGACCTTGACCGGGCCAACAAGGTGCTTCGGGGCGAAATAGACGTCGACCATGTGCTCAACGATGCTGATGCACGTAATGAAATTGCCGCTTCAATGGTCGCAACAGAAGCCGAACCCTGCAAATAG
- a CDS encoding UxaA family hydrolase: MQQTFMGYRRENGRVGIRNHVIILPLDDLSNAACEAVANNVKGTLALPHAYGRLQFGEDLDLHFRTLIGVGCNPNVAAVIVIGIEPQWTKRVVDGIAKTGKPVQGFAIEQHGDLETICSASRKAKEFMHFATELQRTECKVNELWVSTKCGESDTTSGIAANPTVGNAFDKLWEKGATTLFGETTEITGGEHLVMERCANAEVRAQFKAFFDRYAKVVDDHKTDDLSDSQPTKGNIEGGLTTIEEKALGNIQKIGRKAPVIGCLDKAEMPTGPGLWFMDSSSAAAEMVTLCAASGFVAHFFPTGQGNIIGNPILPVIKLSANPRTVRTMSEHIDVDVSGILRREMDLDAAGDKLLEMLFRTCNGRNTSAEVLGHREFIMTRLYESA, encoded by the coding sequence ATGCAACAGACATTTATGGGCTATCGCCGCGAAAATGGCCGCGTGGGCATCCGTAACCACGTTATCATTCTGCCCCTGGACGATCTTTCCAATGCCGCTTGCGAAGCTGTTGCCAACAACGTTAAGGGCACCCTTGCTCTTCCCCACGCTTATGGCCGCCTTCAGTTTGGCGAAGACCTTGACCTGCATTTCCGCACGCTGATCGGCGTGGGCTGCAACCCCAACGTTGCCGCCGTTATCGTTATTGGCATCGAGCCCCAGTGGACCAAGCGCGTGGTGGATGGTATCGCCAAGACCGGCAAGCCCGTTCAAGGCTTTGCCATCGAACAGCACGGCGACCTTGAAACCATTTGCAGCGCTTCCCGCAAGGCTAAAGAATTCATGCACTTCGCCACAGAACTGCAGCGCACCGAATGCAAAGTGAACGAACTGTGGGTCTCCACCAAGTGCGGCGAATCCGACACCACCTCCGGTATTGCCGCCAACCCCACTGTTGGCAACGCTTTTGACAAGCTGTGGGAAAAGGGCGCTACCACCCTCTTTGGTGAAACCACCGAAATCACCGGCGGCGAACACCTGGTTATGGAACGTTGCGCCAACGCTGAAGTTCGCGCCCAGTTCAAGGCCTTTTTTGACCGCTACGCCAAGGTTGTTGACGATCACAAGACAGACGACCTCAGCGACTCCCAGCCCACCAAGGGCAACATTGAAGGCGGCCTGACCACCATCGAAGAAAAAGCCCTTGGCAACATCCAGAAGATTGGCCGCAAAGCCCCTGTTATCGGCTGCCTCGACAAGGCTGAAATGCCCACCGGCCCCGGCCTGTGGTTCATGGATTCCTCTTCCGCCGCTGCCGAAATGGTCACCCTTTGCGCTGCCTCCGGCTTTGTGGCCCACTTCTTCCCCACGGGCCAGGGCAACATCATCGGCAACCCCATCCTGCCCGTGATCAAGCTTTCGGCTAACCCCCGCACCGTGCGCACCATGAGCGAGCACATCGACGTGGACGTTTCCGGCATCCTGCGCCGCGAAATGGATCTTGATGCCGCTGGCGACAAACTGCTCGAAATGTTGTTCCGCACCTGCAATGGACGCAATACATCAGCTGAAGTTCTGGGACACAGAGAATTCATTATGACCCGTTTGTACGAAAGCGCCTAA
- a CDS encoding UxaA family hydrolase — protein sequence MVTHFVVHEPGDSVGVVVVEGVKKGDKLNGWVMDGNQSIDFETLSDIPIGHKIALKDLAVGDTVIKYGTDIGKVVKPIKRGEHLHVHNVKTKRW from the coding sequence ATGGTAACCCATTTTGTGGTTCACGAACCCGGCGATAGCGTCGGCGTTGTCGTTGTCGAAGGGGTGAAGAAAGGCGATAAGCTTAACGGTTGGGTTATGGACGGCAACCAGAGCATCGACTTTGAAACGCTGAGCGATATTCCGATCGGCCACAAGATTGCCCTGAAGGATCTTGCTGTGGGCGATACCGTCATCAAGTACGGCACTGACATCGGCAAAGTTGTGAAGCCCATCAAGCGCGGCGAACATTTGCATGTCCATAACGTAAAAACCAAGAGGTGGTAA
- a CDS encoding sigma-54-dependent Fis family transcriptional regulator — protein MEYKITPNGLSSPSLTVGQVVHHLARIVAGKIDRNAFFQILSKQLRVLFHYDRFCINLYDAEREFLNLFTAADGTVVESLSNTRIARNTVASLAISSRKPVVINDLAAHNLGDGPMPLSSVGLNATIALPLIINREVIGTLHVSFVKQPDNIVDILNFLIELTPVLTTFLFAVLAEERVAKGRPMPEQSSRVQDNSGTILLESKLLETPPMVRTMAVVRKVAKLNIPVLITGETGTGKSMLARWLHRHSPRREENFVKVNCPSIAPTLFESEMFGYAKGAFTGATAKRIGRIELAQHGTLFLDEIGELAPEMQSKLLLVMEENSFERVGEAESTGVDIRVISATNIDLAAAMAEGRLRRDLYYRLGSVVVRMPSLRERKSDIPLFVEHFIHQFSKEYEIRPPRLSRSVVQALHGHSWPGNIRELRNVVSRMLLHSLDSAVTEDFVLEALHQWEPESAEKQPCESAVTGAGGISGSVADLASGGTGKEQAAASARLPTLEENERGHIERALRQSGGRVSGPRGAAVLLGVPRSTLQHRMRKLGMDK, from the coding sequence ATGGAATACAAAATTACACCCAATGGGTTGAGCAGTCCTTCACTCACTGTAGGGCAAGTTGTGCACCATCTTGCGCGCATTGTGGCGGGAAAGATCGATAGAAACGCGTTTTTTCAGATACTATCCAAGCAGCTTCGTGTGCTCTTTCACTATGACCGGTTTTGCATCAACTTGTATGATGCCGAGCGGGAATTTCTGAATCTGTTCACCGCTGCGGATGGAACCGTGGTAGAATCACTTTCCAATACGCGCATAGCCCGCAATACCGTTGCCAGTCTTGCCATATCCTCGCGCAAGCCTGTGGTTATCAACGATCTGGCGGCCCATAATCTGGGTGATGGCCCAATGCCCCTTTCATCGGTCGGCCTCAACGCAACCATTGCCCTGCCTCTCATAATCAACCGCGAAGTGATAGGCACACTGCATGTTTCTTTTGTAAAGCAGCCGGACAATATTGTTGATATCCTGAACTTTCTCATTGAACTTACGCCTGTACTTACTACCTTTCTTTTTGCCGTGCTGGCGGAGGAGCGCGTGGCAAAAGGCAGGCCAATGCCAGAGCAGTCCAGCCGTGTACAGGACAATTCGGGCACGATCCTGCTGGAAAGCAAGCTGCTCGAAACCCCGCCCATGGTGCGCACAATGGCTGTGGTGCGCAAAGTTGCCAAGCTGAACATTCCCGTGCTTATCACCGGGGAAACCGGTACGGGTAAAAGCATGCTGGCGCGCTGGCTGCACCGTCACAGTCCGCGCCGGGAAGAAAACTTCGTCAAGGTCAACTGCCCTTCCATCGCGCCTACCCTTTTTGAAAGCGAAATGTTCGGCTATGCAAAGGGTGCTTTTACCGGGGCCACAGCCAAGCGCATTGGCCGCATTGAACTGGCCCAGCACGGAACCCTGTTTCTGGATGAAATAGGTGAACTCGCGCCGGAAATGCAGAGCAAGCTGCTGCTGGTCATGGAAGAAAATTCATTTGAACGAGTGGGCGAGGCTGAGTCCACTGGCGTGGACATCCGCGTAATTTCAGCCACCAATATCGATCTGGCAGCAGCAATGGCCGAGGGGCGACTGCGGCGGGATCTGTATTACAGGCTCGGTTCAGTGGTTGTGCGTATGCCTTCGCTGCGGGAGAGAAAAAGCGATATTCCCCTGTTTGTGGAACACTTTATTCATCAGTTCTCCAAGGAGTACGAGATACGTCCTCCCCGGCTGAGCCGTTCCGTTGTGCAGGCCCTGCACGGGCATTCATGGCCCGGCAATATCCGTGAACTGCGCAATGTGGTGAGCCGCATGCTGCTTCATTCGCTGGATTCGGCGGTCACGGAGGATTTTGTTTTGGAGGCCCTGCACCAGTGGGAACCTGAATCTGCTGAAAAACAGCCCTGTGAATCAGCTGTTACTGGGGCGGGCGGTATCTCCGGGAGTGTTGCCGATCTGGCATCAGGCGGTACAGGCAAGGAGCAGGCGGCAGCCTCGGCGCGTCTTCCAACACTTGAGGAAAATGAGCGGGGCCACATAGAGCGAGCTTTGCGCCAGTCCGGCGGGCGAGTTTCCGGGCCGCGAGGAGCTGCGGTGCTGCTGGGCGTGCCGCGCTCTACCCTGCAACACAGGATGCGCAAGCTGGGCATGGACAAGTAA
- a CDS encoding SurA N-terminal domain-containing protein, translating into MLEYIRSNSQSLGVKLAFGLIILVFVFWGVGSMKDRGAGNVVAMVNGEPITVRDFELAYRNAEESVMRNNPGATREQVRQGLGRQVLRDLVSQSLVRQEAANAGITVTPLELRIAVGQIPAFQNAKGQFDPEAYKRVLQMQRISPAQYEHDMSEDLLRQKLFALVTAAAWHDPAEAQNRYNFLREQRVPDYIFIPAADFMANAKPSDAEVAAYYDSHKAEFAIPPKVDVAYIRISPENLVKPEAISEADARKWYDANLSRFNQQEEVKAAHILVPLAEDAAEADVKKAQETAASIEKELKSGKSFADVANAHNGPNAAGPGGELGWIKRGTTVKPFEDTAFTLEPGKVSAPVRSQFGLHIIKVEEKKGGDTQPFASVAADVRKAIAKEQGADKLRDVLDNLIEDNILGKPLEKSAQALGLEAQQTGMASAQELQQKMGISAEAAASLEKTPANSPVDRALEAGDAYVVARVLKAESASTAPLETVKDKIFARLQGEKALAEAMRAAAERRKNLADGPINPTVKTGMGIKTANPMDRSGSLADFGADPELAAALFHAKVGQWLPAAFAVNSPKDGQGAVLVHVGAVQPPDPAEWDMIKGIMVNAVERERLQGMYETFMQRLLSTAKVEVHNMDIVDRKNM; encoded by the coding sequence ATGCTTGAGTATATCCGTTCCAATTCGCAGTCTCTTGGCGTCAAACTGGCTTTTGGCCTCATTATTCTTGTCTTTGTTTTTTGGGGCGTGGGCAGTATGAAAGACCGGGGCGCGGGCAATGTGGTCGCCATGGTAAACGGCGAACCCATTACCGTGCGTGATTTTGAACTCGCCTATCGCAATGCGGAAGAATCCGTGATGCGCAACAACCCCGGCGCAACGCGCGAGCAGGTTCGTCAGGGCCTTGGCCGTCAGGTGCTGCGTGATCTGGTCAGCCAGTCTCTCGTGCGTCAGGAAGCGGCCAACGCGGGCATTACCGTGACCCCGCTCGAGCTGCGCATTGCCGTGGGGCAGATCCCGGCTTTCCAGAACGCCAAGGGACAGTTTGATCCCGAAGCGTACAAGCGCGTTTTGCAGATGCAGCGCATCTCGCCCGCGCAGTACGAGCATGACATGAGCGAAGACCTGCTGCGGCAGAAGCTCTTTGCCCTGGTCACTGCCGCAGCGTGGCATGACCCCGCCGAAGCCCAGAACCGCTACAACTTCCTGCGTGAACAGCGGGTGCCCGACTACATCTTTATTCCTGCTGCCGATTTCATGGCAAATGCCAAGCCTTCGGATGCGGAAGTCGCCGCCTATTACGACAGCCATAAGGCTGAATTTGCCATTCCTCCCAAGGTGGACGTGGCCTATATCCGCATTTCGCCGGAAAATCTTGTCAAACCCGAAGCCATCAGTGAGGCTGACGCCCGCAAGTGGTACGATGCCAATCTCTCCCGCTTCAACCAGCAGGAAGAAGTCAAAGCCGCGCACATTCTTGTGCCGCTGGCCGAAGACGCCGCTGAAGCGGACGTGAAGAAAGCGCAGGAAACTGCAGCCAGCATTGAGAAGGAACTTAAGAGCGGCAAAAGTTTTGCCGATGTGGCAAATGCCCACAATGGCCCCAATGCTGCCGGCCCCGGCGGTGAGCTTGGCTGGATCAAGCGCGGCACCACGGTCAAGCCTTTTGAAGACACGGCCTTTACCCTTGAGCCCGGCAAGGTTTCCGCGCCTGTGCGCAGCCAGTTTGGTCTGCACATCATCAAGGTGGAGGAAAAGAAGGGCGGCGACACGCAGCCCTTTGCCAGCGTTGCCGCCGATGTGCGCAAGGCCATTGCCAAAGAACAGGGCGCGGACAAACTGCGCGACGTTCTTGATAACCTTATTGAAGACAACATCCTCGGCAAGCCGCTTGAAAAAAGCGCGCAGGCTCTGGGCCTTGAAGCCCAGCAAACGGGCATGGCTTCTGCGCAGGAGCTGCAACAGAAGATGGGCATCAGCGCCGAAGCCGCCGCAAGCCTTGAAAAGACCCCGGCCAATTCGCCTGTGGACAGAGCGCTTGAAGCTGGCGATGCCTATGTGGTTGCCCGAGTGCTTAAGGCTGAGTCCGCATCCACCGCGCCGCTTGAAACTGTGAAGGATAAAATTTTCGCCCGCTTGCAGGGCGAAAAGGCCCTTGCCGAAGCCATGCGCGCGGCGGCGGAGCGCCGCAAGAACCTTGCGGACGGCCCCATCAACCCCACCGTTAAGACGGGCATGGGCATCAAGACCGCCAACCCCATGGACCGCAGCGGAAGCCTGGCAGATTTTGGGGCGGACCCCGAACTTGCCGCAGCCCTGTTCCATGCCAAGGTCGGCCAGTGGCTGCCTGCGGCCTTTGCCGTCAACAGCCCCAAGGACGGTCAGGGTGCCGTGCTCGTGCATGTTGGCGCTGTGCAGCCTCCTGATCCCGCAGAATGGGACATGATCAAGGGCATCATGGTCAATGCCGTGGAGCGCGAGCGCCTTCAGGGCATGTATGAAACCTTCATGCAGCGTCTGCTTTCGACCGCCAAGGTTGAAGTGCACAACATGGACATTGTGGACAGAAAGAACATGTAG